CAAGGGCCGGGCTCCAGTTCAATGCTGCCGTTGCAGCGGCCCAGGGGATGAGCACCGCGAAGCCCCAGCACAGCGCAAGGATGGCCTGGGGGAAGGCGAACCAACGCTTTGCCGATGGATAGCCAAGGATCGGCAGCACGGCCAGGCAGGCCAAGGCGAGACAGAGCCTGAGGCTGGCGGCCGGAAGACTGAGCACGACAGCCAGGCTGAGGATGAGCAAGATCAGCAATAAAGCGATCGCTGGGCCTCGTTGAAGTGCGCCCCTGGCGAGAGGTCGGCCTTTCGTGCGTTCCACTTGGCCGTCGAATCGCTGGTCCCACAGGTCATTGGCGATGCAGCCCGCACCGCTCACGGCAAGGCCCCCCAGGAGGATTTGCAGGATCAGCACAACACCGGGCGGGGCCGTTGGATTCAGCCAGAGAGCCCAGCCTGCTGGGATCAGCAGGATCAGCCGTCCAGTGGGTTTGTTCCAGCGAAGCAGTTCGATCCAGGGCTGAAGTCGTGCAGAGCTGCTGATCACAATCAACGGGATTTGAAGAACCCTAGTCAGGGTCTGATGGTCCCGGCTGTCAGTGGCAGAGTGGTTTTCCTTCCCGCGCTGACGTTGATG
The Synechococcus sp. PROS-U-1 DNA segment above includes these coding regions:
- a CDS encoding 4-hydroxybenzoate polyprenyltransferase, which gives rise to MISSSARLQPWIELLRWNKPTGRLILLIPAGWALWLNPTAPPGVVLILQILLGGLAVSGAGCIANDLWDQRFDGQVERTKGRPLARGALQRGPAIALLLILLILSLAVVLSLPAASLRLCLALACLAVLPILGYPSAKRWFAFPQAILALCWGFAVLIPWAAATAALNWSPALVCSWLATVVWTFGFDTVYAMADRRDDASLGLRSSALSLGSLVVPVVRSCYLVTTLALAFAAWSAHIPAPFWPFWLLAGIFMQISCNPLNKQDASMATFGRHFSRQVQAGTLLWLGLVLARGWGA